A genome region from Conger conger chromosome 16, fConCon1.1, whole genome shotgun sequence includes the following:
- the LOC133114976 gene encoding uncharacterized protein LOC133114976, whose protein sequence is MAHTREELDQLAAGYISDTMSCIHTVQVFCDRHSKWLLQRETELEMMRDIRDRAEKINLTTDHYKKSKTKMKAFGEFMWSKMTQVTAGKRAQELEKELGCLLQDTLKGLEKLTLFLEAVEMLAVTSLSVFEEENPVCQLPEGVSADDVRSVITAARGACPLLIHFQRDNGKFFLPSLVNVDQLAFQLDKYLRVSQELCEKLQKSGVKTKPTEYQLDRHFRMTYLFRGSAQRFIDLFSQRCSRMQQFLVALEERAVQLDRMKMGANISSVAGSSVGFAGGIVSITGLALVPFTAGASLTLTMVGVGLGVTSGVNSLATGITELSVNTHHGKKIKEIFQSYFEDVETMLECLEQAARCIIPNTVADGLDVATHLLTLVKTTGFVAKGIDALVDCASAVKMVRAEEVASIAVKVVTQEVKAARNVPNMAADLTDIGQLAKGTPLALSKSVRVGFIALNSIFMGVDLFFICKDSISLAKGGKSDVSKVIRGKASLWKTELDAWEKIHGSLCTGRLSFERSEEVLQRPFYT, encoded by the exons ATGGCCCATACACG GGAGGAACTGGATCAGCTGGCTGCTGGCTACATTTCAGACACTATGAGCTGTATTCACACGGTGCAGGTGTTCTGCGACAGACACTCAAAATGgctcctacagagagagacagaactggAGATGATGCGAGACATCAGGGACAGAGCGGAGAAGATCAACCTCACAACTGACCACTACAAAAAATCAAAAACCAAGATGAAGGCCTTCGGGGAGTTTATGTGGAGCAAGATGACCCAGGTAACCGCTGGGAAAAGGgcccaggagctggagaaggagctggGATGCCTGCTCCAAGACACCTTGAAGGGGCTTGAGAAgctgaccctgttcctggaggctgtggagatgctggcgGTCACGTCGCTCTCCGTCTTCGAGGAGGAGAATCCGGTGTGCCAGCTCCCCGAGGGGGTGAGCGCTGATGACGTTCGTTCAGTCATCACCGCCGCCAGGGGAGCCTGTCCGCTTTTGATCCATTTCCAGAGAGACAACGGCAAATTCTTTCTTCCCAGCCTGGTGAACGTGGACCAGCTGGCTTTCCAGCTGGACAAATACTTGAGGGTTTCCCAGGAGCTGTGTGAGAAGCTCcagaaaag TGgtgtaaaaacaaaacccacTGAGTACCA ATTAGACCGGCACTTCAGGATGACCTACCTGTTCAGGGGATCAGCCCAGCGGTTCATCGACCTGTTCAGCCAGCGCTGCTCCAGGATGCAGCAGTTCCTGGTGGCTCTGGAGGAAAGAGCAGTGCAGCTGGATAGGATGAAGATGGGGGCCAACATCTCCAGTGTGGCGGGCAGCAGTGTAGGCTTTGCGGGAGGCATTGTGTCTATCACGGGCCTGGCTCTGGTCCCTTTCACGGCGGGGGCATCGCTGACCCTTACGATGGTCGGCGTTGGGTTGGGGGTCACCAGTGGCGTGAACAGCTTAGCTACAGGTATCACCGAATTATCGGTCAACACTCACCACGGGAAGAAGATCAAAGAAATCTTCCAGAGCTACTTTGAAGACGTGGAGACTATGCTGGAGTGTCTGGAGCAAGCGGCCAGGTGCATTATACCCAACACAGTGGCAGATGGGCTGGATGTTGCGACACATCTTTTGACTTTAGTCAAAACCACAGGTTTTGTGGCTAAAGGGATAGATGCCTTAGTGGATTGTGCTTCTGCCGTAAAGATGGTCAGAGCCGAAGAGGTGGCATCGATTGCAGTCAAGGTGGTGACTCAGGAAGTCAAAGCTGCCCGAAACGTCCCCAACATGGCGGCCGATCTCACCGATATCGGGCAGTTGGCTAAGGGCACTCCCCTCGCCCTAAGCAAGTCTGTCAGGGTGGGGTTCATCGCCCTCAACTCCATCTTCATGGGCGTGGACCTCTTCTTCATTTGCAAGGACAGCATCAGCCTGGCCAAAGGGGGCAAGAGTGATGTGTCAAAGGTCATCCGCGGGAAGGCCAGTCTGTGGAAGACCGAGCTGGATGCATGGGAGAAGATCCATGGCTCTCTTTGCACTGGGAGATTGAGCTTTGAAAGGAGTGAGGAGGTCCTACAGAGGCCATTTTACACCTAG